Proteins encoded together in one Amblyomma americanum isolate KBUSLIRL-KWMA chromosome 1, ASM5285725v1, whole genome shotgun sequence window:
- the LOC144125651 gene encoding uncharacterized protein LOC144125651 has protein sequence MNRWKNLKDTFRKKIKDEADSKRSGAAAGIKSSWPYMQQMEFLRDTVETRRSFCNLAPTDLSVGSAELHMASPVSNEKEPETPLDELEAIFGGPGYTEGSEAGLLPAPTQSTKLQAVFNRELIRESEPPSMLFEVMQYTHKRILIGNGTMLV, from the exons ATGAACCGATGGAAAAATCTCAAAGATACTTTTAGGAAAAAGATAAAAGATGAAGCTGACAGTAAGAGGAGTGGGGCAGCAGCTGGCATTAAATCGTCGTGGCCCTACATGCAGCAGAtggagttcctcagggacacCGTCGAAACAAGACG GAGCTTCTGCAACCTGGCGCCAACTGATTTGTCGGTTGGCAGCGCAGAGCTGCACATGGCCAGCCCTGTGTCCAATGAAAAGGAGCCAGAGACGCCTCTGGACGAGCTTGAGGCAATATTTGGAGGACCAGGCTACACAGAGGGCAGTGAAGCCGGGCTACTTCCAGCGCCAACCCAAAGCACAA aactgcaggcTGTTTTCAACCGGGAGCTCATACGTGAAAGTGAGCCCCCTTCCATGCTTTTTGAAGTCATGCAGTACACTCATAAGCGTATCCTCATTGGGAATGGCACAATGCTTgtctaa